The Deltaproteobacteria bacterium genomic interval ATTGCTCTAAATCGGTATTGTAGGGGCGGGGTTTATCCCCGCCCGTATTTTTACATTGCTTCGTCGCTAAAGCTCCAATGACAATTCGTTAGTAAATGTTTGATCGCAACCTGGCATTAAAAATAAAGGGCGGATTCCTTACTTCATGAATCCACCCCGGCGGCTTGAAGATTAAAAAAGGCGGTTCCCTAAGAGCCGCCTTCTCAGAATGCGAAAATACAGTTGGTTACTTTATGGAGTCCTTTAATCCCTTGCCAGGTTTGAACTTCACGACCTTTCGGGCCTTGATGTTGATGGTCTCGCCCGTCTGGGGATTGCGGCCTTTACGTCTCTTCCTCTTGGCGACTTCGAAGGTCCCAAACCCGGTCAGGGTCAGCTTGCCTTCCTTCTTAAGGGTTTTAGTGACGTTGGTCACAAATGAATTGAGAGACCTTTCGGCGTCGGCCTTGGTCAGTTTGGTGTCCGCTGCGATCTTTGCTACTAAGTCTGCCTTGGTCATTTTCTCCCCCTTAAATTAGCAATTTTAATGGTGTCATTTTGACTGGAAAACCCCTAACTCCCCTCTCTCGCTTCGTTAGTCTTTGTAAGTAATACCACCTGGCCCATCAACCGGACAGCAGCCTGACAAACTCCCTATCCCTTCATTCATGTCGGATATTAACGCCCAAAATCCAACTGTATCTCTGGGTTGCCTGATCTTGAAGAGAGAAACTTAACCTCAAATAACGCTATTTGATTTATACTAAGATAGCTACCCTAACATGATTATTTTTCCCAGGCAAGAAAAAAAATCGAAATATTGAAAAAAAATAGAATGTTGGAAAAGAGGGCCCGCATGGCTCTAAGACGGAGAGCAAACCCATCATCAAGTTGACAATAGGTTTGAAATATTATAAAAATCAGACATCAAGATTGACAGACAGACCGAAAAGCGGCGCCGGTTCCCAAAAGACGCCGGCTGGCGCTATGATATTTATAGCACTTTATGCCCTTAAGAAAGGGGAGTTTCATTGAAAGAGCGCGTTCTCAATATCCTGACTGAAAGTATAGATGTCAAAAGGCAGGCCCGGAAAAAGGCTGATCTCGTTGTCGAGGCGGCGGAGATGATCGCCTCCGCTTTTACAGCAGGCAATAAGCTGCTGATATTCGGCAATGGAGGTTCGGCCGCCGACGCCCAGCATATTGCCGCCGAGTTTGTTAACCGCTTCATCATCGAACGGCCGCCGCTGCCTGCGGTGGCCCTGACCACAGACACCTCAATTCTGACCAGCATCGGTAACGACTACGGTTTCGATGACGTCTTTTCCAAACAGATCAAGGCCATTGGACAGGCGGGCGACGTCGCCTGGGGAATCTCCACCAGCGGCAAATCGCCCAATGTGCTCAAGGCCTTCCAGG includes:
- a CDS encoding HU family DNA-binding protein — translated: MTKADLVAKIAADTKLTKADAERSLNSFVTNVTKTLKKEGKLTLTGFGTFEVAKRKRRKGRNPQTGETINIKARKVVKFKPGKGLKDSIK
- a CDS encoding D-sedoheptulose 7-phosphate isomerase, giving the protein MKERVLNILTESIDVKRQARKKADLVVEAAEMIASAFTAGNKLLIFGNGGSAADAQHIAAEFVNRFIIERPPLPAVALTTDTSILTSIGNDYGFDDVFSKQIKAIGQAGDVAWGISTSGKSPNVLKAFQASQEKQIKTIAMTGAGGAEAKIVADLLLDVDSTATPRIQEMHITWGHIICELVDYILFQKPGEQEEER